A single region of the Anticarsia gemmatalis isolate Benzon Research Colony breed Stoneville strain chromosome 11, ilAntGemm2 primary, whole genome shotgun sequence genome encodes:
- the LOC142976425 gene encoding uncharacterized protein LOC142976425 isoform X2, whose amino-acid sequence MIASVLCLVGKIIQVAKSVYYNSEIEQFEPRKRKPRKRTRRSRKKKRRKGPPPRLGLKAASPGVAGADEDCNSNTSLTGSQHSAHDEIDAHCDNSGYLWFLDYNPIFRDGSCHHTSVLSSVSASYKGISDLTSRFEFTSRYNDIARDLDANLAEADMESFRTEDIHALLMTANLPHDTIIDDRTHDGEESVGSINTMSICKSELLFSPVKEGAHGVHFSVDSLDCELPSEQDLILTCQANKDNYTIAFEGSLTTYSEDSECAEPAVNQKHDKLGEEEETLVLDNDERTRRNLELLERCKKLTNKLTTSMARSDLGLTTWSKLKKQTSQSPLRRHPSGNNNEGSNDATDATNDNMNNSVIKSQSLPNLYRRKLMSSSINSAALSNSTVDSFTVNQRITGTTMCMKVYDVSQHRSTHGSQHSEPMSTSSTENHTSSDKSQPKQTFSLVKLFMKQKSMSNDGIVSMEQLERSECWPSSSGGESGESMGEQKLGDSKSGISERPQIDLPVDAVEEVTSLVYEEIPPTNPHSHRVYDEVLIEEEETGDGAKLSDSENNLYATVNKPHLKRTNLNIMNSPSKRTNRKSCSSQSSATSVSISSCSESDGTQITRMNRLLQKEHCDHKSTSTHLEANTIDKSMQTSSMHLSSMSQRELFKLVEPTFLEKLKEGDCEKPVFVLYPSYTLPDISFLNGRPNIYLNPLKVNVSPKSSETKRRLNVKGKRPFSCNDLEMLKKKGLGHIKDWDSLNFLLPLECRQLLSEVPELMQHMKEKEGPSKCGDKYCNASPASRSKRPMSCDCNNLAGNTTAVSSSSSTATQPSSGYRGSSTMLTDSSAQNSPAPAGNFNPLFVYRYDSATSSEASGVNNDGQRVNPMIPKRSLSLADQNRILKQGELAPPRPPLPKSILRKSMDKTRKSSAHTKRYSMFEMDDLIQDPVVCLTAATEHKTKRRSLQEPYYLQNQNVDYRKNNDLAAKRLSQQFLDAAEKDADYNEYYPDEGVGTESSLESGKSNELKFHRPHTPPLPKPRTKKMEYTEFPPPGALISSADLQQLEEFLKHSGFNCQNMDEWDQNQVQKVRNQVTKFLQMKRSQEENQRSTESSGSSCNSKKSVSFAQKSEANRVDSQQTQLKPMEDVKGVSLTTPPNSPNISAVIAQRHYQGKNLAEIPICEEAEVSPDEFGSPIHHDARGKYDVIDVSQKRALVSNVTDAVEMLIQHFSPATDQAELAFLGDSKESPACAKIALNALCPALYAIFRDGLKENIETSFGAVNNSVWQMVEATARQGPITKSLNELVLRINSEDAVTEGLVKFNAFILGLLNAQSVDAWVSFVRTRESVLAKHYTPDSLILAGCVGEPRCRALLDTLLASLEPLKLLPFSLDLMFEMRELHRSFKKIESDMRAASRPTSINTPPLTLNQRNLLKLVRSMQSSGLSSDDCQTSVIMRHKEPKNKEPSTPDLLNDSANVKTTVEKNRPRSCVNPTAIGYDICPNNSRIELETNRRWSGVHLGSKLMQAFDRLVFDDSDDYTDSLENNKPSAKPSSNEAKLECSGEEQWRPGSASSGASANTGNASGNSGGKFRRLQLKWEMLSNAESPVTPSGETSPAAARGSKIPRPVSSPVRPQAPALQSPAKNTHRGIPVPVRKGTSPTTSTPRSGTTRTTSTNKKPPQPANRIIPETTTKKANVKPRVQSDPVSKNTSNYVKRTPPASRLDGACGGGAAARPSSLPYGRAAPPPAPRRAASSSAARSQRTSTQQKHKYVRTLWHRLPSDSGHLAFNEGERLRLILEVDDQYLLCCRGEQKGLVPRDAVLLEDF is encoded by the exons GGCCACCGCCACGGCTGGGGCTGAAGGCGGCGAGCCCCGGGGTGGCAGGCGCCGACGAGGACTGCAACAGCAACACCAGCCTCACTGGGAGCCAGCACTCGGCGCACGATGAAATCGACGCACACTGCGATAACTCCGGCTACCTCTGGTTTCTCGATTACAA CCCAATATTTCGAGACGGCTCCTGCCACCACACATCAGTGCTGTCCTCCGTGTCAGCCTCGTACAAAGGCATAAGCGATCTAACATCACGGTTCGAGTTCACGTCGCGTTACAACGACATCGCGCGGGACCTCGACGCCAACCTCGCCGAGGCTGACATGGAGAGTTTTCGAACCGAAGACATACACGCACTGCTGATGACCGCCAACTTGCCACACGACACCATTATTGATGATAGGACGCATGAT GGTGAAGAATCCGTCGGTTCGATCAACACAATGTCAATATGCAAGTCTGAACTTCTGTTCTCCCCCGTGAAAGAGGGTGCGCATGGCGTTCACTTTAGCGTGGACAGCCTGGACTGCGAACTGCCCTCTGAGCAGGACCTCATTCTCACCTGCCAGGCCAATAAGGACAACTATACCATCGCCTTTGAGGGCAGTCTCACTACATACTCTGAGGACAGTGAGTGTGCTGAACCCGCCGTCAATCAAAAACATG ACAAATTGGGCGAAGAAGAAGAAACCTTAGTTTTAGATAACGATGAAAGAACGCGCAGGAACTTAGAATTATTAGAAAGATGTAAGAAATTAACAAATAAGTTAACAACGTCTATGGCTAGGAGCGATTTAGGATTAACTACTTGGAGTAAGCTTAAGAAACAAACCAGTCAGTCACCCTTAAGGAG gCACCCATCCGGTAACAATAATGAAGGCTCAAATGATGCGACTGATGCCACAAACGACAACATGAACAATTCAGTCATTAAAAGCCAAAGTTTGCCAAATCTGTACAGAAGGAAACTTATGAGTAGTTCCATAAATTCAGCTGCTCTGAGTAATTCAACG GTGGATTCTTTCACCGTGAATCAAAGGATAACCGGCACTACCATGTGCATGAAAGTCTACGATGTGTCACAACATCGATCAACACATGGAAGCCAGCACTCGGAACCCATGAGCACTTCTTCTACAGAAAATCACACTTCTTCAGACAAAAGTCAACCCAAACAAACATTTAGTTTAGTAAAACTTTTCATGAAGCAAAAAAGTATGAGCAACGATGGTATCGTCAGCATGGAACAATTGGAAAGATCTGAGTGCTGGCCTTCGAGTTCAGGAGGAGAGAGTGGAGAGTCTATGGGCGAACAAAAATTAGGTGATTCGAAATCTGGAATCTCGGAACGTCCACAAATTGATTTACCTGTCGATGCTGTGGAAGAGGTCACTTCCCTCGTCTACGAAGAGATTCCACCTACCAATCCTCATAGTCATAGAGTATACGATGAAGTTCTCATTGAGGAAGAAGAAACTGGCGATGGAGCTAAATTGAGTGATAGCGAGAACAACCTCTACGCCACAGTCAACAAACCACATCTTAAGAGaacaaatctaaatattatgaatagtCCTTCAAAACGTACGAATAGAAAATCTTGTTCATCACAATCTTCAGCTACAAGCGTTAGTATTTCCAGTTGTTCAGAGTCTGACGGAACTCAAATCACCAGGATGAACAGGCTCCTACAAAAGGAGCACTGTGACCACAAGTCTACGTCAACTCACCTTGAAGCTAATACTATAGATAAAAGCATGCAGACGTCGAGCATGCATTTATCTAGTATGTCGCAACGAGAACTATTTAAGCTTGTAGAACCTACCTTCCTAGAAAAATTGAAAGAAGGAGATTGTGAAAAACCTGTATTTGTATTATATCCAAGTTATACTTTACCAGACATCAGCTTCTTGAATGGAAGgcccaatatttatttaaatccttTAAAAGTTAATGTATCGCCTAAGTCCAGTGAAACTAAGAGAAGGTTAAACGTCAAAGGCAAACGGCCTTTTTCGTGCAATGATTTAGAAATGTTGAAGAAAAAGGGACTTGGACATATCAAAGACTGGGATTCACTCAACTTCTTACTGCCACTAGAATGTAGGCAGTTATTGTCCGAAGTACCTGAATTAATGCAACACATGAAGGAAAAAGAAGGCCCGTCTAAATGCGGAGATAAGTACTGCAACGCGTCGCCTGCGTCCAGGTCTAAGCGACCAATGAGCTGTGATTGTAATAACTTAGCAGGAAACACGACCGCGGTATCGTCAAGCTCGAGCACAGCAACTCAGCCGTCTTCAGGCTACCGTGGCTCGTCTACAATGCTCACAGACTCCTCAGCACAAAACAGCCCTGCACCAGCTGGAAACTTCAATCCCTTATTTGTGTATCGTTACGACAGCGCTACGAGCTCTGAAGCGAGTGGTGTCAATAATGACGGACAGAGAGTTAATCCCATGATTCCGAAACGATCGCTCTCATTAGCAGATCAAAATCGCATTCTCAAACAAGGAGAGTTAGCGCCGCCAAGGCCGCCATTACCAAAGAGCATATTACGCAAGTCGATGGATAAGACGCGGAAATCTAGCGCGCACACTAAACGTTATAGTATGTTTGAAATGGATGACCTCATTCAAGATCCCGTCGTATGTTTAACGGCTGCGACTGAACATAAAACGAAAAGAAGATCATTGCAAGAACCATACTATCTACAAAACCAAAACGTAGACTACAGAAAGAACAATGATTTGGCAGCCAAAAGATTATCTCAACAATTTCTCGATGCAGCAGAAAAGGATGCCGATTATAATGAGTACTATCCAGATGAAGGGGTTGGAACCGAGAGTAGTCTTGAGTCAGGCAAATCAAATGAACTTAAGTTTCACAGACCCCACACACCACCGCTACCAAAACCACGAACGAAGAAAATGGAATATACTGAATTCCCTCCACCCGGTGCACTTATTAGCAGTGCGGATTTGCAACAACTAGAAGAATTTTTGAAACACAGTGGCTTCAATTGTCAAAACATGGATGAATGGGACCAAAATCAAGTTCAAAAGGTAAGGAACCAGGTTACCAAATTCCTACAAATGAAGCGGTCTCAGGAGGAGAACCAAAGGTCCACAGAATCGAGCGGCAGTAGTTGTAATAGTAAGAAGTCAGTGAGTTTTGCACAGAAGTCTGAGGCCAACAGGGTCGATAGTCAACAGACTCAGTTAAAGCCTATGGAAGACGTAAAGGGCGTGAGTCTTACCACTCCACCCAACTCGCCCAACATTTCCGCTGTCATAGCGCAGAGGCATTATCAG GGAAAGAATCTAGCTGAGATACCAATCTGTGAAGAAGCTGAAGTGAGTCCTGACGAATTTGGAAGCCCCATCCATCATGACGCGAGAGGAAAATACGACGTGATCGATGTGTCACAAAAGAGAg CTTTAGTGTCTAATGTAACCGATGCTGTAGAAATGTTAATTCAGCATTTCTCTCCGGCTACGGATCAAGCTGAGTTGGCGTTCCTCGGAGATTCGAAAGAGTCCCCGGCCTGCGCTAAAATAGCACTGAATGCGTTATGTCCAGCCTTATACGCCATCTTCAGAGACGGCCTCAAGGAAAATATCGAGACCTCTTTCGGAGCTGTGAACAACTCAGTTTGGCAAATGGTCGAAGCTACTGCAAGACAAG GACCTATTACAAAGTCTCTGAATGAATTAGTACTAAGGATTAACAGTGAAGATGCTGTTACGGAAGGTCTAGTCAAATTCAATGCATTTATTCTTGGATTGTTAAA CGCCCAGTCTGTTGATGCGTGGGTGTCATTCGTTCGTACGAGGGAGTCAGTGCTCGCTAAACATTACACACCTGACTCTCTGATCCTCGCTGGTTGTGTGGGCGAGCCGCGGTGTCGCGCACTACTCGACACCTTACTCGCCAGTCTGGAACCATTGAAATTACTACCATTCTCACTGGATCTTATGTTCGAAATGCGTGAACTACACAGAAGCTTCAAGAAAATTGAAAGCGATATGCGTGCGGCAAGCCGA CCCACTTCAATTAACACTCCACCACTAACACTGAACCAGCGGAATTTGCTGAAGCTGGTGCGTTCCATGCAGTCGAGCGGACTCTCGAGCGACGACTGCCAAACTTCTGTCATAATGAGACACAAAGAGCCCAAGAACAAAGAGCCGTCTACACCCGACCTGCTGAACGACTCTGCCAATGTTAAGACCACGGTAGAAAAGAATAGACCCCGGTCGTGCGTCAACCCGACTGCGATCGGTTACGACATCTGCCCTAACAATAGCAGAATAGAGTTGGAGACTAACCGCAGATGGTCTGGGGTGCACTTGGGCTCTAAGTTGATGCAGGCGTTCGATAGACTCGTGTTCGACGACAGCGACGATTACACTGATAGTCTAGAGAACAATAAACCCTCCGCTAAACCCTCCAGCAATGAAGCGAAG CTGGAGTGTAGCGGGGAGGAGCAATGGCGGCCAGGCTCGGCCAGCAGCGGCGCGAGTGCTAACACGGGCAATGCAAGCGGCAACTCTGGCGGCAAATTCAGAAGGTTGCAGCTCAAGTGGGAGATGCTGAGCAATGCAGAAAGCCCCGTAACACCGTCGG GAGAGACGTCtccggcggcggcgcgcggctcGAAGATCCCTCGGCCCGTGTCATCGCCCGTCCGGCCACAGGCACCTGCCCTGCAGTCGCCAGCCAAGAATACCCATCG GGGAATCCCGGTTCCAGTACGGAAGGGTACATCTCCTACAACGTCGACTCCCAGGTCAGGCACCACGCGAACTACCTCTACCAATAAAAAACCGCCGCAACCAGCTAACAG AATTATACCTGAGACGACGACGAAGAAAGCGAACGTGAAACCGAGGGTGCAAAGTGATCCTGTGTCTAAAAACACAAGCAATTATGTTAAGAGAACACCGCC GGCGTCGCGATTGGACGGCGCTTGCGGCggtggcgcggcggcgcggcccTCGTCGCTGCCGTAcggccgcgccgcgccgccgcccgccccgcGCCGGGCCGCCTCCTCCTCCGCCGCGCGCTCGCAGCGGACCAGCACGCAGCAGAAACACAA ATACGTTAGAACGCTCTGGCACCGGCTCCCCTCGGACTCGGGCCACCTGGCGTTCAACGAAGGCGAGCGTCTGCGACTGATCCTCGAGGTGGACGATCAGTACCTGTTGTGTTGTCGCGGGGAGCAGAAGGGGCTCGTACCGCGCGACGCGGTCCTGTTAGAGGACTTCTGA
- the LOC142976425 gene encoding uncharacterized protein LOC142976425 isoform X8 — protein sequence MGVTEYDWDSYNGYYSGEESVGSINTMSICKSELLFSPVKEGAHGVHFSVDSLDCELPSEQDLILTCQANKDNYTIAFEGSLTTYSEDSECAEPAVNQKHDKLGEEEETLVLDNDERTRRNLELLERCKKLTNKLTTSMARSDLGLTTWSKLKKQTSQSPLRRHPSGNNNEGSNDATDATNDNMNNSVIKSQSLPNLYRRKLMSSSINSAALSNSTVDSFTVNQRITGTTMCMKVYDVSQHRSTHGSQHSEPMSTSSTENHTSSDKSQPKQTFSLVKLFMKQKSMSNDGIVSMEQLERSECWPSSSGGESGESMGEQKLGDSKSGISERPQIDLPVDAVEEVTSLVYEEIPPTNPHSHRVYDEVLIEEEETGDGAKLSDSENNLYATVNKPHLKRTNLNIMNSPSKRTNRKSCSSQSSATSVSISSCSESDGTQITRMNRLLQKEHCDHKSTSTHLEANTIDKSMQTSSMHLSSMSQRELFKLVEPTFLEKLKEGDCEKPVFVLYPSYTLPDISFLNGRPNIYLNPLKVNVSPKSSETKRRLNVKGKRPFSCNDLEMLKKKGLGHIKDWDSLNFLLPLECRQLLSEVPELMQHMKEKEGPSKCGDKYCNASPASRSKRPMSCDCNNLAGNTTAVSSSSSTATQPSSGYRGSSTMLTDSSAQNSPAPAGNFNPLFVYRYDSATSSEASGVNNDGQRVNPMIPKRSLSLADQNRILKQGELAPPRPPLPKSILRKSMDKTRKSSAHTKRYSMFEMDDLIQDPVVCLTAATEHKTKRRSLQEPYYLQNQNVDYRKNNDLAAKRLSQQFLDAAEKDADYNEYYPDEGVGTESSLESGKSNELKFHRPHTPPLPKPRTKKMEYTEFPPPGALISSADLQQLEEFLKHSGFNCQNMDEWDQNQVQKVRNQVTKFLQMKRSQEENQRSTESSGSSCNSKKSVSFAQKSEANRVDSQQTQLKPMEDVKGVSLTTPPNSPNISAVIAQRHYQGKNLAEIPICEEAEVSPDEFGSPIHHDARGKYDVIDVSQKRALVSNVTDAVEMLIQHFSPATDQAELAFLGDSKESPACAKIALNALCPALYAIFRDGLKENIETSFGAVNNSVWQMVEATARQGPITKSLNELVLRINSEDAVTEGLVKFNAFILGLLNAQSVDAWVSFVRTRESVLAKHYTPDSLILAGCVGEPRCRALLDTLLASLEPLKLLPFSLDLMFEMRELHRSFKKIESDMRAASRPTSINTPPLTLNQRNLLKLVRSMQSSGLSSDDCQTSVIMRHKEPKNKEPSTPDLLNDSANVKTTVEKNRPRSCVNPTAIGYDICPNNSRIELETNRRWSGVHLGSKLMQAFDRLVFDDSDDYTDSLENNKPSAKPSSNEAKLECSGEEQWRPGSASSGASANTGNASGNSGGKFRRLQLKWEMLSNAESPVTPSGETSPAAARGSKIPRPVSSPVRPQAPALQSPAKNTHRGIPVPVRKGTSPTTSTPRSGTTRTTSTNKKPPQPANRIIPETTTKKANVKPRVQSDPVSKNTSNYVKRTPPASRLDGACGGGAAARPSSLPYGRAAPPPAPRRAASSSAARSQRTSTQQKHKYVRTLWHRLPSDSGHLAFNEGERLRLILEVDDQYLLCCRGEQKGLVPRDAVLLEDF from the exons ATGGGTGTGACGGAGTACGATTGGGATTCTTACAATGGATACTATTCA GGTGAAGAATCCGTCGGTTCGATCAACACAATGTCAATATGCAAGTCTGAACTTCTGTTCTCCCCCGTGAAAGAGGGTGCGCATGGCGTTCACTTTAGCGTGGACAGCCTGGACTGCGAACTGCCCTCTGAGCAGGACCTCATTCTCACCTGCCAGGCCAATAAGGACAACTATACCATCGCCTTTGAGGGCAGTCTCACTACATACTCTGAGGACAGTGAGTGTGCTGAACCCGCCGTCAATCAAAAACATG ACAAATTGGGCGAAGAAGAAGAAACCTTAGTTTTAGATAACGATGAAAGAACGCGCAGGAACTTAGAATTATTAGAAAGATGTAAGAAATTAACAAATAAGTTAACAACGTCTATGGCTAGGAGCGATTTAGGATTAACTACTTGGAGTAAGCTTAAGAAACAAACCAGTCAGTCACCCTTAAGGAG gCACCCATCCGGTAACAATAATGAAGGCTCAAATGATGCGACTGATGCCACAAACGACAACATGAACAATTCAGTCATTAAAAGCCAAAGTTTGCCAAATCTGTACAGAAGGAAACTTATGAGTAGTTCCATAAATTCAGCTGCTCTGAGTAATTCAACG GTGGATTCTTTCACCGTGAATCAAAGGATAACCGGCACTACCATGTGCATGAAAGTCTACGATGTGTCACAACATCGATCAACACATGGAAGCCAGCACTCGGAACCCATGAGCACTTCTTCTACAGAAAATCACACTTCTTCAGACAAAAGTCAACCCAAACAAACATTTAGTTTAGTAAAACTTTTCATGAAGCAAAAAAGTATGAGCAACGATGGTATCGTCAGCATGGAACAATTGGAAAGATCTGAGTGCTGGCCTTCGAGTTCAGGAGGAGAGAGTGGAGAGTCTATGGGCGAACAAAAATTAGGTGATTCGAAATCTGGAATCTCGGAACGTCCACAAATTGATTTACCTGTCGATGCTGTGGAAGAGGTCACTTCCCTCGTCTACGAAGAGATTCCACCTACCAATCCTCATAGTCATAGAGTATACGATGAAGTTCTCATTGAGGAAGAAGAAACTGGCGATGGAGCTAAATTGAGTGATAGCGAGAACAACCTCTACGCCACAGTCAACAAACCACATCTTAAGAGaacaaatctaaatattatgaatagtCCTTCAAAACGTACGAATAGAAAATCTTGTTCATCACAATCTTCAGCTACAAGCGTTAGTATTTCCAGTTGTTCAGAGTCTGACGGAACTCAAATCACCAGGATGAACAGGCTCCTACAAAAGGAGCACTGTGACCACAAGTCTACGTCAACTCACCTTGAAGCTAATACTATAGATAAAAGCATGCAGACGTCGAGCATGCATTTATCTAGTATGTCGCAACGAGAACTATTTAAGCTTGTAGAACCTACCTTCCTAGAAAAATTGAAAGAAGGAGATTGTGAAAAACCTGTATTTGTATTATATCCAAGTTATACTTTACCAGACATCAGCTTCTTGAATGGAAGgcccaatatttatttaaatccttTAAAAGTTAATGTATCGCCTAAGTCCAGTGAAACTAAGAGAAGGTTAAACGTCAAAGGCAAACGGCCTTTTTCGTGCAATGATTTAGAAATGTTGAAGAAAAAGGGACTTGGACATATCAAAGACTGGGATTCACTCAACTTCTTACTGCCACTAGAATGTAGGCAGTTATTGTCCGAAGTACCTGAATTAATGCAACACATGAAGGAAAAAGAAGGCCCGTCTAAATGCGGAGATAAGTACTGCAACGCGTCGCCTGCGTCCAGGTCTAAGCGACCAATGAGCTGTGATTGTAATAACTTAGCAGGAAACACGACCGCGGTATCGTCAAGCTCGAGCACAGCAACTCAGCCGTCTTCAGGCTACCGTGGCTCGTCTACAATGCTCACAGACTCCTCAGCACAAAACAGCCCTGCACCAGCTGGAAACTTCAATCCCTTATTTGTGTATCGTTACGACAGCGCTACGAGCTCTGAAGCGAGTGGTGTCAATAATGACGGACAGAGAGTTAATCCCATGATTCCGAAACGATCGCTCTCATTAGCAGATCAAAATCGCATTCTCAAACAAGGAGAGTTAGCGCCGCCAAGGCCGCCATTACCAAAGAGCATATTACGCAAGTCGATGGATAAGACGCGGAAATCTAGCGCGCACACTAAACGTTATAGTATGTTTGAAATGGATGACCTCATTCAAGATCCCGTCGTATGTTTAACGGCTGCGACTGAACATAAAACGAAAAGAAGATCATTGCAAGAACCATACTATCTACAAAACCAAAACGTAGACTACAGAAAGAACAATGATTTGGCAGCCAAAAGATTATCTCAACAATTTCTCGATGCAGCAGAAAAGGATGCCGATTATAATGAGTACTATCCAGATGAAGGGGTTGGAACCGAGAGTAGTCTTGAGTCAGGCAAATCAAATGAACTTAAGTTTCACAGACCCCACACACCACCGCTACCAAAACCACGAACGAAGAAAATGGAATATACTGAATTCCCTCCACCCGGTGCACTTATTAGCAGTGCGGATTTGCAACAACTAGAAGAATTTTTGAAACACAGTGGCTTCAATTGTCAAAACATGGATGAATGGGACCAAAATCAAGTTCAAAAGGTAAGGAACCAGGTTACCAAATTCCTACAAATGAAGCGGTCTCAGGAGGAGAACCAAAGGTCCACAGAATCGAGCGGCAGTAGTTGTAATAGTAAGAAGTCAGTGAGTTTTGCACAGAAGTCTGAGGCCAACAGGGTCGATAGTCAACAGACTCAGTTAAAGCCTATGGAAGACGTAAAGGGCGTGAGTCTTACCACTCCACCCAACTCGCCCAACATTTCCGCTGTCATAGCGCAGAGGCATTATCAG GGAAAGAATCTAGCTGAGATACCAATCTGTGAAGAAGCTGAAGTGAGTCCTGACGAATTTGGAAGCCCCATCCATCATGACGCGAGAGGAAAATACGACGTGATCGATGTGTCACAAAAGAGAg CTTTAGTGTCTAATGTAACCGATGCTGTAGAAATGTTAATTCAGCATTTCTCTCCGGCTACGGATCAAGCTGAGTTGGCGTTCCTCGGAGATTCGAAAGAGTCCCCGGCCTGCGCTAAAATAGCACTGAATGCGTTATGTCCAGCCTTATACGCCATCTTCAGAGACGGCCTCAAGGAAAATATCGAGACCTCTTTCGGAGCTGTGAACAACTCAGTTTGGCAAATGGTCGAAGCTACTGCAAGACAAG GACCTATTACAAAGTCTCTGAATGAATTAGTACTAAGGATTAACAGTGAAGATGCTGTTACGGAAGGTCTAGTCAAATTCAATGCATTTATTCTTGGATTGTTAAA CGCCCAGTCTGTTGATGCGTGGGTGTCATTCGTTCGTACGAGGGAGTCAGTGCTCGCTAAACATTACACACCTGACTCTCTGATCCTCGCTGGTTGTGTGGGCGAGCCGCGGTGTCGCGCACTACTCGACACCTTACTCGCCAGTCTGGAACCATTGAAATTACTACCATTCTCACTGGATCTTATGTTCGAAATGCGTGAACTACACAGAAGCTTCAAGAAAATTGAAAGCGATATGCGTGCGGCAAGCCGA CCCACTTCAATTAACACTCCACCACTAACACTGAACCAGCGGAATTTGCTGAAGCTGGTGCGTTCCATGCAGTCGAGCGGACTCTCGAGCGACGACTGCCAAACTTCTGTCATAATGAGACACAAAGAGCCCAAGAACAAAGAGCCGTCTACACCCGACCTGCTGAACGACTCTGCCAATGTTAAGACCACGGTAGAAAAGAATAGACCCCGGTCGTGCGTCAACCCGACTGCGATCGGTTACGACATCTGCCCTAACAATAGCAGAATAGAGTTGGAGACTAACCGCAGATGGTCTGGGGTGCACTTGGGCTCTAAGTTGATGCAGGCGTTCGATAGACTCGTGTTCGACGACAGCGACGATTACACTGATAGTCTAGAGAACAATAAACCCTCCGCTAAACCCTCCAGCAATGAAGCGAAG CTGGAGTGTAGCGGGGAGGAGCAATGGCGGCCAGGCTCGGCCAGCAGCGGCGCGAGTGCTAACACGGGCAATGCAAGCGGCAACTCTGGCGGCAAATTCAGAAGGTTGCAGCTCAAGTGGGAGATGCTGAGCAATGCAGAAAGCCCCGTAACACCGTCGG GAGAGACGTCtccggcggcggcgcgcggctcGAAGATCCCTCGGCCCGTGTCATCGCCCGTCCGGCCACAGGCACCTGCCCTGCAGTCGCCAGCCAAGAATACCCATCG GGGAATCCCGGTTCCAGTACGGAAGGGTACATCTCCTACAACGTCGACTCCCAGGTCAGGCACCACGCGAACTACCTCTACCAATAAAAAACCGCCGCAACCAGCTAACAG AATTATACCTGAGACGACGACGAAGAAAGCGAACGTGAAACCGAGGGTGCAAAGTGATCCTGTGTCTAAAAACACAAGCAATTATGTTAAGAGAACACCGCC GGCGTCGCGATTGGACGGCGCTTGCGGCggtggcgcggcggcgcggcccTCGTCGCTGCCGTAcggccgcgccgcgccgccgcccgccccgcGCCGGGCCGCCTCCTCCTCCGCCGCGCGCTCGCAGCGGACCAGCACGCAGCAGAAACACAA ATACGTTAGAACGCTCTGGCACCGGCTCCCCTCGGACTCGGGCCACCTGGCGTTCAACGAAGGCGAGCGTCTGCGACTGATCCTCGAGGTGGACGATCAGTACCTGTTGTGTTGTCGCGGGGAGCAGAAGGGGCTCGTACCGCGCGACGCGGTCCTGTTAGAGGACTTCTGA